In one Streptomyces sp. NBC_00597 genomic region, the following are encoded:
- the glgB gene encoding 1,4-alpha-glucan branching enzyme, with amino-acid sequence MSPARQSPSTTSPSTAPAPAPAQGRGAPAPAAPRKAPPPRARRAPAHGVRPAPALGTEERARLLEGRHHDPHGVLGARTRRDGVVFRVLRPYAKSVTVVAKGLRAELLSEGDGLFSGLLPLNGVPDYRLLVTYDSDEIEVHDPYRFLPALGELDLHLIGEGRHEELWTALGARPMEHQGVAGTRFTVWAPNAQGVRVTGDFTYWDSVAYPMRSLGASGVWELFLPGVGEGALYKYDITRPDGSHTLRADPMARSAEVPPATASVVTASHYEWQDEEWMARRGDRPPHRAPFSVYELHLASWRPGLSYRQLAEQLPPYVKDLGFTHVELMPIAEHPFGGSWGYQVTGFYAPTSRMGGPDDFRMLVDALHRAGIGVIVDWVPAHFPRDEWALAEFDGRPLYEHHDPRRAAHPDWGTLEFDYGRKEVRNFLVANAVYWCQEFHVDGLRVDAVASMLYLDYSRGEGEWAPNEHGGRENWDAVAMLQEMNATVYRRCPGVVTIAEESTAWEGVTRPTDAGGLGFGLKWNMGWMHDTLRYASKDPVHRKYHHHDMTFGMVYAYSENYVLPISHDEVVHGKHSLVSKMPGDWWQQRAIHRAYLGFMWAHPGKQLLFMGQEFAQGSEWSEAHGPDWWVLDSSYTAAADHRGVRDLVRDLNLTYAAAPALWERDTVPGGFGWVEADAAEDNVFAFLRYAQDGSPLLCVSNFSPVVRHGYRIGVPEGAPWWREVLNTDEEQYGGSGVRHLQPLRPEPVPAQGRPVSLRLTLPPLATVWFRP; translated from the coding sequence GTGAGCCCCGCCCGTCAGTCACCCTCGACCACCTCGCCGTCCACCGCTCCGGCCCCGGCGCCGGCCCAGGGCCGCGGAGCGCCCGCCCCGGCGGCGCCGCGCAAGGCCCCGCCGCCGCGCGCCCGGAGGGCTCCCGCGCACGGGGTACGGCCGGCGCCCGCGCTGGGCACCGAGGAACGGGCCCGGCTGCTGGAGGGCCGCCACCACGACCCGCACGGAGTGCTGGGCGCCCGGACCCGGCGGGACGGGGTGGTCTTCCGCGTGCTGCGCCCCTACGCCAAGTCGGTCACGGTCGTCGCCAAGGGGCTGCGGGCCGAGCTCCTCTCCGAGGGCGACGGGCTGTTCTCGGGGCTGCTGCCGCTGAACGGCGTGCCGGACTACCGGCTGCTGGTCACCTACGACAGCGACGAGATCGAGGTGCACGACCCGTACCGGTTCCTGCCCGCGCTCGGCGAGCTGGACCTGCACCTGATCGGCGAGGGCCGGCACGAGGAGTTGTGGACCGCCCTCGGGGCCCGGCCGATGGAGCACCAGGGCGTGGCCGGCACCCGGTTCACGGTGTGGGCGCCGAACGCCCAGGGGGTGCGGGTCACCGGGGACTTCACGTACTGGGACTCGGTGGCCTACCCGATGCGCTCGTTGGGCGCCTCCGGGGTGTGGGAGCTGTTCCTGCCGGGGGTGGGCGAGGGCGCGCTCTACAAGTACGACATCACCCGCCCGGACGGCAGCCACACCCTGCGCGCCGACCCGATGGCCCGCTCCGCGGAAGTCCCGCCGGCCACGGCCTCGGTGGTTACGGCGTCCCACTACGAGTGGCAGGACGAGGAGTGGATGGCCCGGCGCGGGGACCGCCCGCCGCACCGGGCCCCGTTCTCGGTGTACGAGCTGCACCTGGCCTCGTGGCGGCCGGGGCTCTCGTACCGGCAGCTGGCCGAGCAGCTCCCCCCGTACGTCAAGGATCTGGGCTTCACGCACGTGGAGCTGATGCCGATCGCGGAGCACCCCTTCGGCGGCTCGTGGGGCTACCAGGTCACCGGGTTCTACGCGCCGACCTCGCGCATGGGCGGCCCGGACGACTTCCGGATGCTGGTGGACGCGCTGCACCGGGCCGGGATCGGCGTGATCGTCGACTGGGTGCCGGCGCACTTCCCGCGCGACGAGTGGGCGCTCGCGGAGTTCGACGGGCGGCCGCTGTACGAGCACCACGACCCGCGCCGGGCCGCGCACCCGGACTGGGGGACGCTGGAGTTCGACTACGGCCGCAAGGAGGTCCGCAACTTCCTCGTCGCGAACGCCGTGTACTGGTGCCAGGAGTTCCACGTGGACGGGCTGCGCGTGGACGCGGTGGCCTCGATGCTCTACCTGGACTACTCGCGGGGCGAGGGCGAGTGGGCGCCGAACGAGCACGGCGGCCGGGAGAACTGGGACGCGGTGGCGATGCTCCAGGAGATGAACGCGACGGTGTACCGGCGCTGCCCGGGCGTGGTGACGATCGCGGAGGAGTCCACGGCCTGGGAGGGCGTGACACGGCCGACGGACGCGGGCGGGCTGGGCTTCGGGCTGAAGTGGAACATGGGCTGGATGCACGACACCCTGCGCTACGCGTCGAAGGACCCGGTGCACCGCAAGTACCACCACCACGACATGACGTTCGGGATGGTCTACGCGTACAGCGAGAACTACGTGCTGCCGATCTCGCACGACGAGGTGGTGCACGGCAAGCACTCGCTGGTGTCGAAGATGCCCGGCGACTGGTGGCAGCAGCGGGCCATACACCGTGCGTACCTGGGCTTCATGTGGGCCCACCCCGGCAAGCAGCTCCTTTTCATGGGGCAGGAGTTCGCCCAGGGATCGGAGTGGTCCGAGGCGCACGGACCGGACTGGTGGGTGCTGGACTCCTCGTACACGGCGGCCGCCGACCACCGGGGCGTGCGCGATCTCGTGCGCGACCTGAACCTGACGTACGCGGCGGCGCCCGCGCTGTGGGAGCGGGACACCGTGCCGGGGGGCTTCGGCTGGGTGGAGGCGGACGCGGCGGAGGACAACGTCTTCGCGTTCCTGCGGTACGCGCAGGACGGCTCGCCGCTGCTGTGCGTGTCGAACTTCTCGCCGGTGGTGCGGCACGGCTACCGGATCGGCGTCCCGGAAGGCGCGCCGTGGTGGCGGGAGGTCCTGAACACGGACGAGGAGCAGTACGGCGGCAGCGGCGTGCGCCATCTGCAACCCCTGCGGCCCGAGCCCGTGCCCGCGCAGGGCCGCCCGGTGAGCCTGCGCTTGACGCTCCCGCCGCTGGCGACGGTCTGGTTCAGGCCGTGA
- a CDS encoding maltokinase, protein MSEAASAGTTSTTGLSPLEPMLRDWLPVQRWFAGKGRRIGRLRMISAADLLPPGSSPRLVHLLLDVDGDCYQLLLGVRPALPPALAPALIGRAEQGPYAGQCVYEGLGDPRLAALLLERLRAPGTLGPLRFDRDPMALIPAALTPRPLSGEQTNSSLIYGDSYILKVFRRVGPGVNPDLELPRALAAAGCARVPAPVAWYEAALPGGEPLTLGVLQPYLRGSDDGWQLALRRLGDGGDFTAEAHALGRATAEVHSALAGALPTVALGPEQTARLASGMTARLAATAREVPALRPYEAGLRGAFDALAASRGAGVPAQRIHGDLHLGQTLRTADGSWALIDFEGEPARPLADRRRPEPAVRDIAGILRSFDYAARSHRPFAPAWADACRAAFCEGYARTTGRDPREDPVLLRAYETDKAVYEARYESRHRPDWLHVPMAAIRRLAAGADRGFGRAQPGPGEGFPSLSPHPRPQPPRRPHT, encoded by the coding sequence ATGTCGGAGGCTGCATCCGCCGGGACGACCAGCACGACCGGACTCAGTCCACTGGAGCCGATGCTGCGGGACTGGCTCCCGGTACAGCGCTGGTTCGCCGGCAAGGGCCGGCGCATCGGCCGGCTCCGGATGATCTCGGCGGCGGACCTGCTGCCGCCGGGGTCCTCCCCCAGGCTGGTCCACCTGCTCCTGGACGTCGACGGCGACTGCTACCAGCTGCTGCTCGGTGTCCGCCCCGCACTGCCGCCGGCCCTGGCGCCCGCCCTGATCGGGCGGGCCGAGCAGGGGCCGTACGCCGGCCAGTGCGTCTACGAGGGGCTGGGCGATCCGCGGCTGGCGGCCCTGCTGCTGGAACGGCTGCGCGCACCCGGGACCCTCGGCCCGCTGCGGTTCGACCGCGACCCGATGGCGCTGATCCCGGCCGCGCTCACCCCTCGACCACTGTCGGGGGAACAGACCAACTCTTCACTGATCTACGGGGATTCGTACATCCTGAAGGTGTTCCGCCGGGTCGGCCCCGGGGTCAATCCCGACCTGGAGCTGCCCAGAGCGCTGGCGGCCGCCGGGTGCGCCCGCGTCCCCGCGCCGGTCGCTTGGTACGAGGCGGCGCTGCCCGGCGGAGAACCGTTGACCCTGGGGGTGCTCCAGCCCTACCTGCGGGGCTCCGACGACGGCTGGCAGCTCGCGCTGCGCCGGCTCGGCGACGGGGGCGACTTCACCGCCGAGGCGCACGCGCTGGGCCGGGCCACCGCCGAGGTGCACAGCGCGCTCGCCGGCGCCCTGCCGACCGTCGCTCTGGGCCCGGAGCAGACCGCCCGGCTCGCCTCCGGGATGACGGCCCGGCTGGCGGCCACCGCCCGCGAGGTGCCCGCACTGCGGCCCTACGAGGCGGGGCTGCGCGGGGCGTTCGACGCGCTGGCCGCGTCCCGCGGGGCCGGGGTACCCGCCCAGCGGATCCACGGCGACCTCCACCTGGGCCAGACCCTGCGGACCGCCGACGGCAGCTGGGCGCTGATCGACTTCGAGGGCGAGCCGGCCCGGCCGCTGGCCGATCGCCGCCGCCCCGAACCCGCCGTCCGCGACATCGCCGGGATACTGCGCTCGTTCGACTACGCGGCCCGCTCCCACCGCCCGTTCGCCCCTGCCTGGGCGGACGCCTGCCGGGCCGCCTTCTGCGAGGGCTACGCCCGCACCACGGGCCGCGACCCGCGCGAGGACCCCGTCCTGCTGCGCGCGTACGAGACGGACAAGGCGGTGTACGAGGCGCGCTACGAGTCCCGGCACCGCCCCGACTGGCTGCACGTCCCCATGGCCGCGATCCGGCGGCTCGCCGCCGGCGCGGACCGGGGGTTCGGCCGCGCCCAGCCGGGCCCCGGCGAAGGCTTCCCCTCCCTCTCCCCTCACCCCCGCCCGCAGCCGCCTAGGAGGCCGCACACGTGA
- the treS gene encoding maltose alpha-D-glucosyltransferase gives MMINDPVHDTFEDTPAKDRDPDWFKRAVFYEVLVRSFHDSNGDGVGDLKGLTAKLDYLQWLGVDCLWLPPFFASPLRDGGYDVSDYTSVLPEFGDLADFVEFVDAAHHRGMRVIIDFVMNHTSDQHEWFQQSRKDPDGPYGDYYMWADNDKQYQDARIIFIDTETSNWTYDPVRKQYYWHRFFSHQPDLNYENPAVVEEIVSALRFWLDLGIDGFRLDAVPYLYAEEGTNCENLPRTHQLLKRVRAEIDAHYPDTVLLAEANQWPEDVVDYFGDFAKGGDECHMAFHFPVMPRIFMAVRRESRYPVSEILAKTPAIPDRCQWGIFLRNHDELTLEMVTDEERDYMYAEYAKDPRMRANIGIRRRLAPLLDNDRNQMELFTALLLSLPGSPVLYYGDEIGMGDNIWLGDRDGVRTPMQWTPDRNAGFSSCDPGRLNLPVIMDPVHGYQVTNVEAAMASPSSLLHWTRRLIEIRKANPAFGLGSYTELPSSNPAVLAFLREYGDDLVLCVHNFSRFAQPTELDLRSFNGRVPVELTGDVRFPPIGEWPYLLTIAGHGFYWFRLRNE, from the coding sequence ATGATGATCAACGATCCCGTCCACGACACGTTCGAGGACACCCCCGCGAAGGACCGCGACCCCGACTGGTTCAAGCGGGCGGTCTTCTACGAGGTGCTCGTCCGGTCCTTCCACGACAGCAACGGCGACGGCGTAGGGGACCTGAAGGGGCTCACCGCCAAGCTCGACTACCTCCAGTGGTTGGGTGTCGACTGCCTCTGGCTGCCGCCGTTCTTCGCCTCGCCGCTGCGTGACGGCGGCTACGACGTCTCCGACTACACCTCCGTGCTGCCCGAGTTCGGCGACCTCGCCGACTTCGTGGAGTTCGTGGACGCCGCGCACCACCGCGGCATGCGGGTGATCATCGACTTCGTCATGAACCACACGAGCGACCAGCACGAGTGGTTCCAGCAGTCCCGCAAGGACCCGGACGGGCCCTACGGCGACTACTACATGTGGGCCGACAACGACAAGCAGTACCAGGACGCCCGCATCATCTTCATCGACACCGAGACGTCGAACTGGACGTACGACCCGGTCCGCAAGCAGTACTACTGGCACCGGTTCTTCTCGCACCAGCCCGACCTCAACTACGAGAACCCGGCCGTCGTCGAGGAGATCGTCTCCGCCCTCCGCTTCTGGCTGGACCTCGGCATCGACGGCTTCCGTCTCGACGCCGTGCCCTACCTGTACGCCGAGGAGGGCACCAACTGCGAGAACCTGCCGCGCACCCACCAACTCCTCAAGCGGGTCCGCGCCGAGATCGACGCGCACTACCCCGACACCGTGCTGCTCGCCGAGGCCAACCAGTGGCCCGAGGACGTCGTCGACTATTTCGGCGACTTCGCGAAGGGCGGGGACGAGTGCCACATGGCCTTCCACTTCCCCGTCATGCCGCGCATCTTCATGGCGGTACGAAGAGAGTCGCGCTACCCCGTCTCCGAAATCCTGGCCAAGACCCCGGCGATCCCGGACCGCTGCCAGTGGGGCATCTTCCTGCGCAACCACGACGAGCTCACCCTCGAAATGGTCACCGACGAAGAGCGCGACTACATGTACGCCGAGTACGCCAAGGATCCGCGGATGCGGGCCAACATCGGCATCCGACGCCGGCTCGCCCCGCTCCTCGACAACGACCGCAACCAGATGGAGCTGTTCACGGCCCTGCTGCTGTCGCTGCCCGGCTCGCCGGTGCTCTACTACGGCGACGAGATCGGCATGGGCGACAACATCTGGCTCGGCGACCGCGACGGTGTGCGCACGCCCATGCAGTGGACCCCGGACCGCAACGCCGGTTTCTCCTCGTGCGATCCGGGCAGGCTGAACCTGCCGGTCATCATGGACCCGGTACACGGGTACCAGGTCACCAATGTCGAGGCCGCGATGGCATCGCCCTCCTCACTGCTGCACTGGACCCGCAGGCTGATCGAGATCCGCAAGGCCAACCCCGCCTTCGGACTTGGTTCGTACACCGAACTGCCCTCGTCCAACCCGGCGGTGCTCGCCTTCCTCCGCGAGTACGGGGACGACCTGGTGCTGTGCGTGCACAACTTCTCCCGCTTCGCGCAGCCCACCGAGCTGGACCTGAGGTCGTTCAACGGGCGGGTCCCGGTGGAGCTCACGGGTGACGTGCGCTTCCCGCCGATCGGCGAATGGCCGTACCTGCTCACCATCGCGGGACACGGCTTCTACTGGTTCCGCCTGCGCAACGAGTAG